One stretch of Daphnia pulicaria isolate SC F1-1A chromosome 6, SC_F0-13Bv2, whole genome shotgun sequence DNA includes these proteins:
- the LOC124343718 gene encoding serine/threonine-protein kinase/endoribonuclease IRE1-like produces MAKEIVINELRCISDGQFSKVFHGTYDGIPIAVKRICVETILSQDEFQRFHYLDSPEQSQRPHRQVSFVREESALIQLSHPNVVKLFAVKDEHPFRCFAMELCTTSLHQYCQDFNRKLPVGLPPMPSDATVLLDIIRGLRYVHFMGLAHRNIHPKNILISSSLPVVIKLAGFRLSKPVNDRGSHSISRSDGSVCYKAPEMLVDNPDKRGSIASDTFSAGLVFFFFLSKGFHLFGSNSIRIRANIVSLVQPNEDNDGREANGVNWDKLPDVQMHFEALIKSMIKPVPGDRVRLCDVESILNEIVGVPMDEPRPQHILQQEEESDSFDYRM; encoded by the exons atggcaAAGGAGATAGTGATAAATGAACTACGGTGTATAAGTGATGGGCAATTCAGCAAGGTTTTTCACGGCACCTACGATGGAATTCCAATTGCTGTCAAACGAATTTGTGTAGAAACAATACTCAGCCAGGATGAATTCCAAAGGTTCCATTACCTTGATTCACCAGAGCAGTCTCAAAGGCCACACCGACAAGTCAGTTTTGTGAGAGAAGAAAGTGCCTTAATACAACTTAGTCATCCAAATGTTGTCAAATTGTTTGCTGTTAAAGATGAACACCCTTTCAG GTGTTTTGCCATGGAATTGTGCACCACATCACTCCACCAGTATTGCCAGGATTTTAATCGAAAACTACCAGTAGGCCTACCACCCATGCCATCCGATGCCACTGTTCTGTTGGACATAATTCGTGGTCTCCGATACGTTCACTTCATGGGTCTAGCCCACCGGAACATCCATCCGAAAAACATTCTTATTTCCTCATCTTTGCCTGTTGTAATCAAATTGGCTGGTTTTAGGCTGAGCAAGCCAGTTAACGATAGAGGATCACATTCAATTAGCCGAAGTGACGGAAGTGTATGCTACAAGGCGCCGGAAATGTTGGTTGACAATCCGGATAAACGGGGCTCGATCGCTAGCGACACATTTTCCGCAGGCttagtcttcttctttttcctttcgaaaggttttcatttatttggTTCTAATTCAATTCGTATTCGAGCAAATATTGTCAGCCTTGTTCAACCAAATGAAGATAATGATGGCCGTGAAGCTAATGGAGTCAACTGGGACA aattaCCTGACGTCCAAATGCATTTCGAAGCATTAATCAAGTCGATGATTAAACCCGTACCTGGCGACAGGGTCCGTCTTTGTGATGTCGAGTCGATTTTGAATGAAATAGTTGGAGTGCCCATGGATGAACCCAGACCTCAACACATTTTACAACAAGAGGAAGAAAGCGACTCATTTGATTACCGCATGtga
- the LOC124343701 gene encoding serine/threonine-protein kinase/endoribonuclease IRE1-like: MEPPLRHKEEDLLFKGKNIHCRNEPLYNKGRGDPFLDPLVYRGYFKRAEDSKEEIVVRKIKVTDCCEQWKDIFNNHTREDPIKHENVLKIISYEDMDEWRYFALERYDATLEQFCKGFYKGPMPSDAQVLCQIAEGLLYLHGEQCTHGNLTPRTILIASAHPVRMMIKLSEFGLSKFGDRFDDSQAESNDQDGNSFPRAAKRLKYTEELGKEQDICQRKYWILDGTTDSNQQTPIPIDYNQDIFAAGCLCFYFLNRGVHPFGDDASSILENIKKRNPVNLLQTKQQEKGIWEFAYEPIKNMIGNPPTDGKSWLLIAKTCFMKALPLRFEEKRRTNSARGRLESCTKEHTKEMPLQLKLQ, from the exons ATGGAGCCCCCATTGCGTCATAAGGAAGAGGATCTTCTCTTCAAAGGGAAGAACATCCATTGTAGAAATGAGCCACTTTATAACAAAGGGCGGGGCGATCCATTCTTGGATCCTTTGGTGTACCGCGGGTATTTCAAAAGGGCGGAggattcaaaagaagaaattgtggTGAGGAAGATTAAGGTAACAGATTGTTGCGAACAATGGAAAGATATCTTCAACAACCATACTCGAGAGGATCCCAtcaaacacgaaaatgtcctcAAAATTATTAGCTACGAAGATATGGATGAATGGag ATATTTTGCTCTGGAACGTTACGACGCTACATTGGAGCAGTTTTGCAAAGGCTTTTACAAGGGGCCAATGCCATCTGATGCCCAAGTTCTTTGCCAAATCGCCGAAGGGCTTTTGTATCTTCACGGAGAGCAGTGTACACACGGAAATTTGACGCCCCGAACAATTCTAATCGCTTCCGCACATCCGGTGCGGATGATGATCAAATTATCCGAGTTTGGGTTGAGTAAATTCGGCGACCGTTTTGATGACAGTCAAGCGGAGTCAAACGACCAAGATGGAAACTCATTTCCTAGAGCGGCAAAAAGATTGAAATACACCGAGGAACTGGGGAAAGAACAAGATATTTGCCAAAGGAAATATTGGATATTAGATGGAACCACCGACAGTAACCAGCAGACCCCTATACCGATAGATTATAATCAAGATATATTTGCAGCAGGCTgcctctgtttttattttctcaaccGGGGTGTGCATCCCTTTGGTGACGACGCGTCGTCAATCTtggaaaacattaaaaagcGAAATCCTGTCAACTTATTACAAA ccaaacaacaagaaaagggCATATGGGAATTTGCCTACGAGCCCATAAAAAACATGATTGGAAATCCACCGACCGACGGTAAAAGTTGGTTACTGATTGCCAAAACCTGTTTTATGAAGGCCCTTCCTC TgcgatttgaagaaaaaaggagaacgaaCTCGGCAAGGGGGCGTTTGGAATCGTGTACAAAGGAACATACGAAGGAAATGCCGTTGCAGTTAAAGTTACAGTAA
- the LOC124343595 gene encoding uncharacterized protein LOC124343595 isoform X2 gives MEPPLRHNEEDLLFKGKNIHCRNEPLYNKGRGDSLVYRGYFKKTKDLKEEIVVRKMKKTDCCDQWEDIFIKHTREKDPIKHDNVLKIISYEDMDEWRYFALERYDATLEQFCKGYYEGPLPSDAQVLCQIAEGLLYLHGEQCTHGNLTPRTILIASSQPLRMMIKLSEFGLNKFGDRFDDSQVESNDQDGNSFHRAAKRLKYTEEQGEQQDICLRKYWRLDGTTDSNQQTPTPNQDIFSAGCLCFYFLKRGVHPFGEDPSSILENIKKQNPVNLLKTLQQEKGVWAEFAYEPIKNMIGNPPTDGKSWLLIAKTCFMKALPLRFQEKKENELGRGAFGVVYKGTFEGNAVAVKVTVKVHLNDKGKEVQKREMEEHLRLVHENVLKLLHVDDSRDKTCLVLELCAGTLKDYCEKKYNGPELPPDGLVLYQIANGLHYIHSRNLVHRDVKPDNILISMTTPVQMKLSDFGFVKKTSPRGTFEQSGLKGTEKWMAPEILELMENMEESSRDSSSDSEELPHGKIQRDTFAAGCVFFYFLTRGKHPFGNSYQIPVNILDNNPIELNKHNENLQGDDRALYELIGTMIKPKEERISMSEVIKQLTTNFTSSRQFERVVRLVRRRYGIFVSRFHPKEPVLACCIIDEIILFSAENSSIPFSNWKEDEKKFKIGHVKEIRMLEWNVDGTQLAAVSNGDKVIVWGYPSGEILFQKKLDKNMDRIEWNPFRPNVFAALHTGTFQSGKVFLFNSYPVEPRSFHFCTIEGEKQIVSVHWISENRVALRLFEGGRIEIWEIDESTTSAQLVKRFQHESETDTILDMAWDERTKCLAACSGDGWILIWSMDSDQPIHCTKVDGYCFSLAWRPNGKPTDDEGVDAVRKSVDNFILAW, from the exons ATGGAGCCCCCATTGCGTCATAATGAAGAGGATCTTCTCTTCAAAGGAAAGAACATCCATTGTAGAAATGAGCCACTTTATAACAAAGGGCGGGGCGATTCATTGGTGTACCGCGGGTATTTTAAAAAGACGAAggatttaaaagaagaaatcgtagtgaggaagatgaagaaaacagATTGTTGCGATCAATGGGAAGACATCTTCATCAAACATACTCGAGAGAAGGATCCCATCAAACACGATAATGTCCTCAAAATTATTAGCTACGAAGATATGGATGAATGGag ATATTTTGCTCTGGAACGTTACGACGCTACACTGGAGCAGTTTTGCAAAGGTTATTATGAAGGACCATTGCCATCTGACGCCCAAGTTCTTTGCCAAATCGCCGAAGGGCTTTTGTATCTTCACGGAGAGCAGTGTACACACGGAAATTTGACGCCTCGAACAATTCTAATCGCTTCCTCACAACCTTTGCGGATGATGATCAAATTATCCGAGTTTGGGTTGAACAAATTCGGTGACCGTTTTGATGACAGTCAAGTGGAGTCAAACGACCAAGATGGAAACTCATTTCATAGAGCGGCAAAAAGATTGAAATACACCGAGGAACAGGGGGAACAACAAGATATTTGCCTAAGAAAATATTGGAGATTAGATGGAACCACCGACAGTAACCAGCAGACCCCTACACCTAATCAAGATATATTTTCAGCAGGCTgcctctgtttttattttctcaaacgGGGTGTGCATCCCTTTGGTGAAGACCCGTCGTCAATCTtggaaaacattaaaaaacaaaatcctgTCAACTTATTAAAAA CTCTGCAACAAGAAAAAGGCGTATGGGCGGAATTCGCCTACGAGCCCATAAAAAACATGATTGGAAATCCACCGACCGACGGTAAAAGTTGGTTACTGATTGCCAAAACCTGTTTTATGAAGGCCCTTCCTC TGcgatttcaagaaaaaaaggaaaacgaacTCGGCAGGGGGGCGTTTGGGGTCGTGTACAAAGGAACGTTCGAAGGAAATGCCGTTGCAGTTAAAGTTACAGTAAAGGTGCATTTAAAtgataaaggaaaagaagtgCAGAAACGGGAAATGGAGGAACATCTCCGGTTGGTCCACGAAAATGTCCTGAAACTTTTGCACGTCGATGACTCACGGGATAAAAC CTGCCTTGTGCTCGAATTATGTGCCGGGACACTGAAAGATTATTGCGAGAAGAAATACAACGGACCGGAATTACCGCCAGATGGCCTAGTCTTGTATCAAATCGCCAATGGATTGCACTACATCCACTCACGAAATTTAGTTCATCGCGACGTCAAACCGGACAACATTCTCATCTCAATGACGACACCCGTCCAAATGAAATTGTCCGATTTTGGATTTgtcaaaaaaacaagtcctcGAGGGACATTTGAGCAGAGTGGATTGAAAGGAACTGAAAAGTGGATGGCGCCCGAAATTTTGGAGCTTATGGAAAACATGGAAGAGTCAAGTCGTGACAGCTCGTCTGACTctgaggaacttccgcacggAAAAATCCAACGCGACACATTCGCTGCCGGCTGcgtctttttctacttcctgACCCGCGGTAAACATCCGTTTGGCAATTCTTATCAAATTCCAGTGAACATCTTAGATAACAATCCAATAGAGCTCAATAAACACAATGAAA ATTTGCAAGGCGATGATCGTGCTCTATACGAACTGATCGGAACAATGATAAAGCCgaaagaggaaagaatctCAATGTCTGAGGTCATCAAACAATTGACGACGAATTTTACTTCATCCC GTCAGTTCGAGAGAGTTGTGCGATTAGTGCGGAGGAGATACGGAATTTTCGTCTCCCGTTTCCACCCGAAAGAACCAGTTCTCGCCTGCTGCATTAtagatgaaattattttattttctgccgAGAATTCGTCCATTCCCTTTTCTAATTGGAAAGAGgacgaaaaaaagtttaaaattggACATGTAAAAGAAATTAGGATGCTAGAATGGAAT GTGGACGGAACTCAATTGGCTGCAGTTTCCAATGGAGATAAAGTTATCGTGTGGGGTTATCCAAGTGGCGAaattctctttcaaaagaaattagacaaaaatatGGATCGAATCGAGTGGAATCCCTTCAGGCCAAACGTATTCGCTGCTTTACATACGGGAACC tTTCAATCTGGAAAAGTTTTCTTATTCAATTCCTACCCTGTCGAACCACGGTCATTTCATTTCTGCACAATCGAAGGAGAGAAACAGATCGTGAGTGTCCATTGGATCTCTGAGAATCGAGTCGCTCTCCGCTTATTTGAAGGCGGGAGAATTGAAATTTGGGAAATTGACGAATCGACGACTTCCGCCCAACTCGTTAAACGATTCCAGCATGAAAGCGAGACC GATACGATATTAGACATGGCATGGGACGAAAGGACGAAATGTTTGGCCGCTTGTTCTGGCGACGGATGGATTTTG ATTTGGTCAATGGACAGCGACCAACCCATTCACTGCACAAAGGTCGATGGCTATTGTTTCAGTTTGGCTTGGCGTCCAAACGGGAAACCAACGGACGACGAGGGAGTGGACGCGGTCAGGAAATCGGTcgataatttcattttggcttGGTGA